The genomic region acGTACAAGTCATCATAAGACTCAGATTGAGGATATCAAAATGGTTTTGTAAGCAATTAGCCATCCTAAGGCACGGTAATACGCGTTTGTTTCTTAAATTTGGGTCATTTTGACCCAATTTGTGCAGAAGGGTTAAACGAAACGAGCACTCGGCAGAGTCACCGTCTCGACGCTCTACTCGTTACGTGTGATCAAGGCATAATAAGGTTTGTCGAAATCAGTTGGTCGGGTCCCAAAATAtgtaatttcatcaaaaagtgggtggtgccacgcccatcgtctaattttcacaccggctcccataaaaccTTCTTATAaaatctcggaggtaaaatttaatatctctggtgtcattagtttttgatttattgcacttttagtagttttgaacagtaccgttatatggggagtgagggGGGTTATCTtgcgatttcatccatttttacattgtcggtaggagttcttataatatttgcgctcagcatatttggttgttgtagctatagcagtttaagaggtacatacatatgtacattatatttaTTAGACCGAGCGACCATGCctgctttttcaaaaattttggcctacaagtgccccttgctactgcgattccctgtgtcaaattacaattttatatcttaatttagtcctcTTCTTATGGAACttcataggttttcggttaatggcgatttgtggccGTGGCAGTTGTATacatacaactcataaatacaaaatttatatttcacataataagcatttgttcaaaattcatgtttgtaggaatcatttggatatacatatgcgtacaattttaaacagtttcttcctcaaaaataatacaattgctaagtatttgtaataatagaaaagaactgcaaccaaatacgcagtggaattataactggctcagtaatcagtcgttgagtatgtattataccacgtgcatcccaaacgactgatgtcataacctttccatccgactcgtctttccacgcctgagaaccggttcatcatgtgcagtccactagaatgacagtTGATTGGACTTCAGTGGGCAATGATGGagttatgtttctattgtctatgtttctattgtcacacaccgatgcgaaaattcggttttattacgattaaagagaaCTCaagcacttctcagaatcagttattcgttgtttttgttggattatgaatttgcaaggcacccactttgcacagagctttcgcctctttaagcttagcaaatatcttttcatcggtggatttttctgagcccaaattcaacagtattttcccccaaaaatgtgcaaacaatgctttattaacactcgAAATGccttatgatccattttttttaaactaacacaagttgcttcataaaaatgctatatctcattaactaatagttataatccaactaaaagaaatcatatagatggtagtagtagtattatctatggttcagccacagtgaagcgtggacgggtcttCTAGTATATTATAACTCTAtttctatctcgattagttgtagctgatacatacatacaaccgttaggtgaataaaactattatactctaaaGCAACaggcaagagtataaaaatagaacAAGCTGTAAAGGTTATGGGTCTTACAATAAACGAAGAAAGAACGAAAGTACTAATATTCTCAACGACGAAATCAGTGTACCATAGTACGGACAAAACTTAATATTTGGCGAGCATAACTTTGAATTGGTTGTCGGGTTTAAGATCTTGggataaatattaataatacgaACAAAATATCTGTGAAAATAAACCAAAGGATTATAGTCGTTATCAACTGCTATTTCAAGCTAAGCAAACACATAAGCCGCCGCATCCTCGATAGATCGGTGATAATTTCAATCTATTGCACACTGATTGCTCGTGAATTGACATCACCAATGAACCGCTTTTAGACCCATAGTCCCCTAAGCAAAGTTGTTTAGAATGATCCGTAGAGCATTTGCCGCATACGCGATTGTTTCCGTTTTTGGTTCCCAGTAAATCGACTCgctcttatgtacatatgtatgtataaaatattaataaactccttatgtatgtatgtatattttggtataaatattattattattatttaagtattatttgtattttaaattatggTTTTATGAAATCTTTTGGAACTTTGAGATTGATATTCATACTCGTATGCAAcaattttcgtataattttcaGTTACTTTGCACTACCCCATAACTTCTCACAACCTACTACGACTTTCCTAtttggcacaattccgatttctttggcgccgcgatctgaaggtaccgttggaaagaggaagtccttcccaaaattcgaacatttcaacaagctatttcaccacattaaacacactttacgcacattttttacttcaaattaattaaattaacctataaacatttaaataaatccatattttacactttttgcagGCTTTTTActtaagaaatctttattttaaaaattactttttacactTGTAGTGAACATCATTTATGTGTTAACAATTATGAGGACATGGAACGCTAACATATGATAATAAGCAGATAtgagcaattcgctgaaatttctCTTTTCGCTATAAttcctctttctttatttagcaatcttagttctaataaaaagaagcttctataaattatatttcaaattaaaatgagtataaacaaTATTTCCATGCATATACAAAGATATGTTCttatttaaatgtaataaacaacttagtattattaaataataataaaatacttagagttttaaaggagtactatgcgaaagtacttcagtcacctcgatatgatataaattttataatattatcatagAGTTTTACTTACttgtgtatattaaatataaatcacatattatacatatacatatgtataaggaaAAAGTTTTCACACCCCAATTATAGCTTGGAAAATCttgtaaagtattttttattatagttaatatagaaaaaagagcACCCGGGGTGACGAaaatactttcgcgtagtacttctttctacgttaaaataaaaaatatatatattgagtttcgttataaaatggttaaattttggttattatatctgtcagcgctttccatttatttttgataatacggtgttttgtatattaggtgacaatatatataatattattatataatattacttatttgtttattaaattaagtaaagaacatatccatatgaatggatagaggaatttttgggaaaaaaggaatttcagcgaatttccttattatcacatggcagcgctccattccgtcgtaatttttagcacacacatgatgttcactacgagtgcaaaatgtaatttttaaaataaatatttcttcggtaaaaaaactgttaaaagtgtaaatgtgtaaaatgtatgtggatttatttaaaagtttatagtttaatttaattaatttgaagtgaaaaatgtgagtaaagtgtgtttaatgtggtaaaatagcttgttgaaatgttcgaatgttgggaatttttgaactttaaggtcgaatatctcgtaaactaagcgctTGCGGTACCtaaaatcgcggcgccaaagtaatcggaatcgtgccctaTTTTCGTAAGTATACTTGTAATCTTTATGAATCGATTTGAAAATTCGTTCTCGTTTTGCCGTTATTTATTAGTAACGAAatgaatataaacataaatttattccTTTGTGCTTTACAAGTTTTGAAAGTTTAGTTtcgattaaatttttctcatttgTCTGACTAGTAAGCTTCTTCAGTAGCTTTTTCGCAAAGCTCATATGAAAAAGCTTTTTTACTCGCTCTGCTATTATATTACTTACTTATATGAATTTGTATGAGCATAagtatgtaggtacatacatatgtgttggtGCTCACTGGAATGGCATATCGCCAATGACAAGCAACAAGTGGTCAAAGCTTATTTTCACAGCTGATTGTCAAATTATCGAACTACATGGAAGATAGATACACAGGCGTGTACGTGTTCCGAAGTTAATTATTAGAATTCCatagtatattgtatatattgaaGTAATGACGAAAATAGTTGTGGCCAATGAAATAGAGGTGATCGAGCGACTTACAACCGAAATTTCGAAATGCGCGAAACGAGCAATTGTTGAAAGCGGCGTCTTTCGCGTTGGACTCTCAGGtgcgtttgttttttgttcttaaaggttgctatgtaagcagcaatgttTGTATACTTCAGTGACCTTATAGCTCTTATTCTGTATACCGAAATATACCCTgctttaaacaaaataacagtaaaatatgtattaattaaaAAGGTGGTTCCGTGTTAAATTTCCTAAGCAAAGCAATTCCACGTATTCAAACTGACTTGAGTAAATGGAAATTTTTCTTCTGTGACGAGCGATATGTTGACGAAACAGATCCGGAATCAACTTATGGCACTTATAAAATTAAACTGGTGCCACAAACAGAACTACAGTTACATCAATTTGAACCAATTAACGTGAATTTGCCACTGGCAGAATGCGCCGCTGactatgagaaaaaaataagaGCAGAGTTCGGTGCAAGCGTTGGTTCAATACCTGAGTTTGATTTGTTACTTCTGGGGATGGGGCCTGATGGTCATACCTGCTCGTTATTTCCCAAACACGCTCTACTCGATGAGAAAACGCTATTGATAGCACCCATTGCCGATTCACCTAAACTGCCGCCACAGAGGGTCACGATGACCTTGCCGCTTATCAACAATGCCAAGTGTTGTATATTTGCTATGTGCGGTACAAGCAAAGCAGAAATGGTTAAAGTGAGTATTgccaataataacaataacaattcaaataaatttgtttcgtTTGTTAAACATAGCGTGTGTTCGTTGATCTGGAGAATTTACCAGCTGGAAAAGTTTCGCCTAAAAATGGTGAACTACTGCTCATACTTGATGCTGAAGCTGGCaagtatttacaaaaataaatccaCTTTCAAAGATATGGAAATCATAGGCTACATCTGTACATATCTCCATAATTTCTGAATAGTTTTTGGtgcttttaatattattaaatgtaataaatattatgtagcatttggtttttgttaaaaagttttgagaaatgttttttatttaaagcttgTACTGGCgaagtattttaaattatggTAAGTAcatgtttaagaaaatttagatAATaagttttcacatttattttaatatctatAATACTAAAATTTGGCAAGCCGTAAACAGCACCCGCTGTTTTAAAAATCACTTGATCAAAATGGTTAACCAGTTAAGTTCTTCTTGATTTTACTCCAGCAACTTGTGTTACTCAAGTCGTTGCCGTGTGCCACATCTTTGTTGTATTGTTCGCGAAGTAAGTGATCTGATGGACCCCAGTTACTTTCGGGTCTGAACGCACCATGGACTTTCTcggttaaactttttcctggtTGGCGTATAATAGCCACTATTGCCCATATTGGAACTTGGAGAACACCCAAGGCAGTAATTGTCCAACCTAATGCTGAAATTGCAgacaaaataattgtttatatttgtgttattttaattcttatgTAAGAGTTTACAATGCACTTACCATATGCCCAGCTTGGATAGTGAACATTGTTGTAGGTTAACGATTCATATGTCGCATAAAAGTAAATCAGAATCAATGTCATAATGCCGGGTGTGATGAGTGCCCAACACCAACGCCAATAGTTCCCTACTCTATGGCCTATCATGAATTCGATGTCCGTGCATAGCCGATCCACGCCATAAACCCAACCCAAAACATAGAGCTCCAGTATGCCTAAAATCAGTGCGATCATAGAAGCGCCATAGAAGTCCACCAAAGTCAAAATAAATTGACCTCCCTAGAAATGTATACGACCAACTAAACATAAAGAACTTTGTTATAACTGACCATCTTACCGGTGTCACATAAGCTAACCCAATAAAGAAACTAATAACGGATATAGCCAATGCACAGTGCCATTGCTTAATGTGGGGAAAGCTGTCTCGTATTGCCGTTATGGTACATGACGTCATTGCTATGTTTGAGCCGATGCCAAGAATGAAGAGCATCAGGAAGAACAATACTGAAAATATTTGCGGCAACGTTTTGAATTTGGAAATCGCATCCGGGTACGAAATAAATGCAAGTCCGGTGCCACCTTTAACTACTGTACCGATGTCATCCGTACCAATTTCATAGGCCAAATTACCCAAAATGCCAAATATGGTAAAGCCCGAAATAAGGGATGTGAACGTATCCAATGTGGTGACAATCATTGCGTCGCGATGTATGTTATGATCAAACTTGTTGTACGAAGCGTACATGATTATGTTACCAAAGCAGACGGATAGTGAGTAAAAGCACTGAGTGACGGCGGCATACCAAacctacaaaaattatttattagattATATTGGTCAATGCATTCACGTATGTACACACCTTAGGGTCCAGAATTTTGCTCCAATCGGGTTTTATAAAGAAGATTATGCCGTCCGCGGAACCTGGTAAAGTGACTGCGCGCACCAATAACACAGCCATGATTACATAGGGaaataaagccaaaaaataTGAAGCTTTGCCTGAACTTTTCACACCTCTGTGTACAACGAAAAATATTGTTGTCCACGATACAAGAAGTCCTAACACCAGTTCCCAGTTCGGCAAACCAATGCCGTCATCAATGTTATCCTTCTCGCGCAGTACATCCTTGCTGCAGTTATTCCAGTTTGATTAAATCAgacaaaaaattaactaatgATATTATTTTAATCCACAAcccttaaaacaaaaaaaaaactatttccaTAAACTCTTAGGTGTaacttacacaaaataaaattccGAACTCGAGATTATGCGCTTATTATAGTCCTTTGTTAGATTACTGTAAACCAAACTCCAATTGCCAGTTCGAACTGTGTCTATGAATTTGGCTCCATCGAGCCAACTATGAGGCGCAGAATCAAAACAATTCGATCCCCACTCCGGTCGACAGTAGGACCAGGGCAGCGGGTCACGGAATGATTGCACCAGATAGTATGCGATAAGTGCACATATGGACTCGTAATATGTAGCCAATAGGTATACCATGAAAGCCTGCCCTAAGCCAATACCTTGAAAGTGTTAGATGCAAATAGAATGTAGTAGTGAATAGCATTATGTATAGGTACAAGCGTGTACATACACTCTTGTAGATAAAACTAtgatatgaatgtatgtgtttTAGAGATATGAACTAAAAACGAAATaacaagtttaaaaaataaggtTAAAACTTAGAAAGCGGTATGCAATATGACATCGACGTAATCTGCAACATCACCGaaaatgaacatatgtatgtatgtatgtaagtatgacgGGCTTCAGGTACAGATCTCATGGAAGAACAaggaaactaaattttttataagccAGTTAAATGAAGACATATGgttgtatacttatatattagctaattgtatatactatatactactttatatactatatttggtagtagaatataaaaatagatatatacatatgtaagtaataagAAGTAATGAAGTTACTGATGACATTTCAGTCGCATgcgatatataatttttagtttattgcATGATATATTATTGTTGATTATATTTAGTCTCatgcgaaatattttttttaatggcaaGCGCTTCCATTGACGAAAATTTGTAAAGCGGTAACAGCCAGCTGATGGTTGAATTTTGtgagaattatatttttttgtttacaaactaATTTGCAGACAATCGCCGAATAAAGTCAATTTACACTTCGGGTTTGCGACATACGAATTTGGAGCAAACATTTACTCACATACAACCGCGCAATAatgtattttatacatacatacgccctccaataaaaaattaaactattcaCAAAATAGGTTTAGAActatttctgttttttattaaaatcgcaCTAGTGAGAATGagatttacacatatttttcgaaaagcGGATTCACCGTAGAATCTCATTACGTCGggcaatcaatttttttttctgaaaaataccGAGGACTTACACAAAATACAGATTAAAATGATTACAGGAAATATAAATTGAACTAATAAGGTTTGCTTCTGTTCTGAAGCAGTTAGTAAGTGGTATATTTCTGTCCAGaatttgataataaacattacGTAGGAATGCAATTAACAAACTAGTTCGGCTTGCGGTTGATCCGAGTTGTAAAGCTGTTTATACTCGTGTTTAGTTGAAGTAACTGCCccttgttttatttgttttgactATATATTTATCTGCTATTTGATTCACATTATAAGACAATTAAGACGGACCTATTCGGAACCACTGCGAGGAGTGTCAGTCTCCTCTTTAGGAGTAATCTGTGAATCCGAATTAGCCAGCTAAATTGCTTTTGCTTGTTGCTATAATAAGTGGAAATTAGTATTATAATGGAAATTACAATAAAGgtttatactaaaaaaaaaacatc from Bactrocera tryoni isolate S06 chromosome 3, CSIRO_BtryS06_freeze2, whole genome shotgun sequence harbors:
- the LOC120770493 gene encoding probable 6-phosphogluconolactonase; this translates as MTKIVVANEIEVIERLTTEISKCAKRAIVESGVFRVGLSGGSVLNFLSKAIPRIQTDLSKWKFFFCDERYVDETDPESTYGTYKIKLVPQTELQLHQFEPINVNLPLAECAADYEKKIRAEFGASVGSIPEFDLLLLGMGPDGHTCSLFPKHALLDEKTLLIAPIADSPKLPPQRVTMTLPLINNAKCCIFAMCGTSKAEMVKRVFVDLENLPAGKVSPKNGELLLILDAEAGKYLQK
- the LOC120770495 gene encoding sodium-dependent nutrient amino acid transporter 1 isoform X3, translated to MFIIKFWTEIYHLLTASEQKQTLLVQFIFPVIILICILCIGLGQAFMVYLLATYYESICALIAYYLVQSFRDPLPWSYCRPEWGSNCFDSAPHSWLDGAKFIDTVRTGNWSLVYSNLTKDYNKRIISSSEFYFVKDVLREKDNIDDGIGLPNWELVLGLLVSWTTIFFVVHRGVKSSGKASYFLALFPYVIMAVLLVRAVTLPGSADGIIFFIKPDWSKILDPKVWYAAVTQCFYSLSVCFGNIIMYASYNKFDHNIHRDAMIVTTLDTFTSLISGFTIFGILGNLAYEIGTDDIGTVVKGGTGLAFISYPDAISKFKTLPQIFSVLFFLMLFILGIGSNIAMTSCTITAIRDSFPHIKQWHCALAISVISFFIGLAYVTPGGQFILTLVDFYGASMIALILGILELYVLGWVYGVDRLCTDIEFMIGHRVGNYWRWCWALITPGIMTLILIYFYATYESLTYNNVHYPSWAYALGWTITALGVLQVPIWAIVAIIRQPGKSLTEKVHGAFRPESNWGPSDHLLREQYNKDVAHGNDLSNTSCWSKIKKNLTG
- the LOC120770495 gene encoding sodium-dependent nutrient amino acid transporter 1 isoform X2, giving the protein MELPHENPAFIGDDGKSARGQSRTLRNSDEEAKLSENDSKKNERATWGKGVEFLFSCIAMSVGLGNVWRFPFTALDNGGGAFLIPYLIVLFLIGKPIYYLEMAIGQFSSSGSVKVFNLCPAMKGIGLGQAFMVYLLATYYESICALIAYYLVQSFRDPLPWSYCRPEWGSNCFDSAPHSWLDGAKFIDTVRTGNWSLVYSNLTKDYNKRIISSSEFYFVKDVLREKDNIDDGIGLPNWELVLGLLVSWTTIFFVVHRGVKSSGKASYFLALFPYVIMAVLLVRAVTLPGSADGIIFFIKPDWSKILDPKVWYAAVTQCFYSLSVCFGNIIMYASYNKFDHNIHRDAMIVTTLDTFTSLISGFTIFGILGNLAYEIGTDDIGTVVKGGTGLAFISYPDAISKFKTLPQIFSVLFFLMLFILGIGSNIAMTSCTITAIRDSFPHIKQWHCALAISVISFFIGLAYVTPGGQFILTLVDFYGASMIALILGILELYVLGWVYGVDRLCTDIEFMIGHRVGNYWRWCWALITPGIMTLILIYFYATYESLTYNNVHYPSWAYALGWTITALGVLQVPIWAIVAIIRQPGKSLTEKVHGAFRPESNWGPSDHLLREQYNKDVAHGNDLSNTSCWSKIKKNLTG
- the LOC120770495 gene encoding sodium-dependent nutrient amino acid transporter 1 isoform X1, whose product is MELPHENPAFIGDDGKSARGQSRTLRNSDEEAKLSENDSKKNERATWGKGVEFLFSCIAMSVGLGNVWRFPFTALDNGGGAFLIPYLIVLFLIGKPIYYLEMAIGQFSSSGSVKVFNLCPAMKGIGIGQVLSISFVTTYYVAIMGMIVRYLFDSFKSPLPWTVCDDAWSEACVASGTMPAPEPIIEISTGVSSVVNNNTLHNVSTLINASVMPHHTKAISSAELYFIKDVLREKDNIDDGIGLPNWELVLGLLVSWTTIFFVVHRGVKSSGKASYFLALFPYVIMAVLLVRAVTLPGSADGIIFFIKPDWSKILDPKVWYAAVTQCFYSLSVCFGNIIMYASYNKFDHNIHRDAMIVTTLDTFTSLISGFTIFGILGNLAYEIGTDDIGTVVKGGTGLAFISYPDAISKFKTLPQIFSVLFFLMLFILGIGSNIAMTSCTITAIRDSFPHIKQWHCALAISVISFFIGLAYVTPGGQFILTLVDFYGASMIALILGILELYVLGWVYGVDRLCTDIEFMIGHRVGNYWRWCWALITPGIMTLILIYFYATYESLTYNNVHYPSWAYALGWTITALGVLQVPIWAIVAIIRQPGKSLTEKVHGAFRPESNWGPSDHLLREQYNKDVAHGNDLSNTSCWSKIKKNLTG